One part of the Gracilimonas sediminicola genome encodes these proteins:
- a CDS encoding multicopper oxidase family protein: protein IRHVKGQELNIQFTNNIGQESIIHWHGLIVPPEMDGHPKDAISSGSYNYHFKLDQRAGTYWYHPHPHRITGEQVYRGLAGFFIIDDEEEKALNLPDGDYEIPLVIQDRRVNERGEVIYNPSMPERMMTGFLGDTILINGAPSPYHQVEPGVYRLRVLNGSNARIYNVAFQDDLSFMVIGTDGGLLPEAIETNELLMAPGERADILVDFSGLKKKSIQLISKPFDVPSGGGMMGMQNMMGSSGPEQGTGFDLMEFRIDGESKQESMPLPSQLSESTFPEASSADRTRSIRLDMQMMNGHTINGRQFEMERVDERVEQGSTEIWEFINNSNVPHPMHVHAVQFKVLDRSGNRGLTPTETGWKDTVLVMPGETVRVIMSFNAPKGLYVFHCHNLEHEDNGMMANLEII from the coding sequence AATTCGCCATGTAAAGGGGCAGGAACTTAACATCCAGTTTACTAATAATATAGGTCAGGAAAGCATTATTCACTGGCATGGACTCATTGTTCCCCCCGAAATGGATGGACATCCCAAAGATGCTATATCAAGCGGTAGTTACAATTATCACTTCAAACTTGATCAAAGAGCCGGTACCTATTGGTATCATCCTCACCCTCACAGAATTACCGGAGAACAAGTTTATCGGGGGTTGGCAGGCTTTTTTATTATTGATGATGAAGAGGAGAAAGCGCTCAACTTACCCGATGGTGACTACGAGATACCGCTCGTTATTCAGGATCGGAGAGTTAACGAAAGAGGAGAGGTAATATATAACCCGTCTATGCCCGAACGGATGATGACCGGGTTTTTGGGAGATACAATCTTAATTAACGGAGCACCATCACCTTACCATCAAGTTGAGCCGGGTGTGTATCGATTAAGAGTCTTAAATGGCTCAAATGCCCGAATTTATAACGTAGCGTTTCAAGATGATCTTTCCTTTATGGTCATCGGCACCGATGGAGGCCTTCTACCGGAAGCTATTGAGACGAATGAATTATTAATGGCCCCCGGGGAAAGAGCAGACATACTGGTAGACTTCTCTGGATTGAAGAAAAAAAGTATTCAACTTATTAGTAAACCATTTGATGTGCCATCAGGCGGCGGTATGATGGGAATGCAAAACATGATGGGGAGCTCAGGACCTGAGCAAGGTACCGGTTTTGATCTTATGGAATTCAGGATTGACGGAGAATCTAAGCAAGAATCGATGCCCCTTCCCAGTCAGCTTTCTGAATCGACCTTTCCAGAAGCTTCGTCTGCTGATCGTACCCGCTCCATTCGGCTGGATATGCAAATGATGAACGGCCATACCATTAATGGGCGTCAGTTTGAGATGGAGCGAGTCGATGAACGTGTAGAGCAAGGAAGTACTGAAATTTGGGAGTTTATCAATAACTCAAACGTACCTCACCCCATGCACGTGCATGCCGTTCAGTTTAAAGTTCTTGATAGAAGTGGAAACAGAGGATTAACGCCTACCGAAACAGGTTGGAAGGACACGGTACTTGTCATGCCCGGCGAGACTGTTAGGGTCATCATGAGTTTCAATGCGCCAAAAGGCCTGTACGTTTTTCACTGCCATAACCTGGAGCACGAAGACAACGGCATGATGGCTAACCTGGAGATTATATAA